From one Lolium rigidum isolate FL_2022 chromosome 4, APGP_CSIRO_Lrig_0.1, whole genome shotgun sequence genomic stretch:
- the LOC124650040 gene encoding scarecrow-like protein 21 has translation MSAKASGRTYRHTDDSQMAYYNNSVPLGENGRFYVTQSHLDVHYVSSDEGSQKIRSNPQVFEPQYCTLESSSGNGVYPTQSSTSSQSISPISGSPLSQHDSHSDNVYGSPPSVSCVTEVADLQVKLKELENAILGPELDIAYDSPESSLQANNPLKPDNWRQLLGINTGDLKEVIIACGRAVAEDDVFATELLLSELGQLVSVSGDPMQRLGAYMLEGLVARLSSSGSKIYKSLKCKEPTGSELMSYMTLLYEICPFYKFGYMSANGAIAEAIKGENFVHIIDFQIAQGSQWVTVIQALAARPGGPPCLRITGIDDSDSVYARGGGLDIVGARLYNVSQACGLPFEFNAIPAASHEVYLEHLDIRPGEVIAVNFAYQLHHTPDESVSTENHRDRILRMIKSLSPRVVTLVEQESNTNTAPFFPRYLETLDHYTAMFESIDVALPRGDKRRMSAEQHCVARDIVNLIACEGTDRVERHEVFGKWKARFEMAGFRPYPLSSVVNNTIKTLLNSYNSYYRLEERDGVLYLGWKNRVLVVSSAWC, from the coding sequence ATGTCGGCTAAGGCTTCAGGTCGTACATACAGACACACGGATGATTCACAAATGGCATACTACAACAATTCAGTGCCTTTGGGGGAAAATGGAAGGTTCTATGTAACGCAAAGCCATCTGGATGTTCACTACGTTTCTTCAGATGAGGGGTCACAGAAGATAAGATCCAACCCTCAAGTATTTGAGCCACAGTACTGCACCCTGGAGTCATCATCAGGGAATGGTGTGTATCCTACACAAAGCTCCACATCTTCTCAGAGCATCTCCCCTATAAGTGGGAGCCCCTTGTCTCAGCATGACAGCCACTCAGACAATGTATATGGTTCACCCCCAAGTGTCTCCTGTGTCACTGAGGTTGCGGATCTCCAGGTTAAACTGAAGGAGCTAGAGAATGCAATTCTTGGACCTGAATTAGACATAGCTTATGACAGCCCTGAGAGCTCCTTGCAAGCTAACAATCCTTTGAAACCTGATAATTGGAGACAACTTCTGGGAATTAATACAGGGGACTTGAAGGAGGTGATCATAGCATGTGGTAGGGCTGTTGCCGAGGATGATGTATTTGCAACAGAACTACTGCTATCAGAGCTAGGTCAGCTGGTGTCTGTCTCTGGTGATCCAATGCAACGACTGGGTGCATATATGTTGGAAGGCCTTGTTGCCAGGCTTTCTTCCTCTGGGAGTAAAATATATAAATCCTTGAAGTGTAAAGAACCTACAGGCTCTGAGCTCATGTCATACATGACTCTTCTTTATGAGATCTGCCCATTTTACAAGTTCGGTTACATGTCAGCAAATGGTGCCATAGCTGAAGCTATCAAAGGTGAGAACTTTGTTCACATCATTGATTTCCAAATTGCACAGGGGAGCCAGTGGGTAACTGTTATACAGGCTCTTGCCGCGAGACCTGGTGGTCCACCATGCCTAAGAATCACTGGTATTGATGACTCAGATTCTGTTTATGCCCGAGGTGGTGGACTGGATATAGTTGGGGCTAGATTGTATAATGTTTCTCAAGCGTGTGGTCTTCCCTTTGAGTTCAATGCTATTCCAGCCGCTAGCCATGAGGTTTACCTTGAGCATCTTGACATAAGGCCTGGGGAGGTTATTGCTGTGAATTTTGCTTATCAGCTGCATCATACTCCTGATGAAAGCGTGAGCACAGAAAATCACCGCGATAGGATTTTGAGAATGATCAAGAGTCTCTCTCCAAGGGTGGTGACTCTTGTTGAGCAGGAGTCAAATACAAACACAGCTCCATTCTTCCCAAGATACTTAGAGACTCTTGACCACTATACGGCAATGTTTGAGTCAATAGATGTTGCTCTTCCGAGGGGTGATAAGAGAAGGATGAGCGCAGAGCAGCACTGTGTTGCGAGGGATATTGTCAACCTAATCGCGTGTGAGGGCACTGATAGGGTTGAGAGGCATGAGGTGTTCGGAAAATGGAAGGCAAGATTTGAAATGGCTGGATTTAGGCCATACCCGCTTAGTTCAGTGGTGAACAACACCATCAAAACACTGCTGAATAGTTACAACAGTTACTACAGGCTTGAGGAGAGAGACGGTGTCCTTTACCTTGGATGGAAGAATAGAGTGTTGGTTGTGTCTTCTGCATGGTGTTGA
- the LOC124650042 gene encoding ATP synthase subunit gamma, mitochondrial-like: MAMAAAAVLRRRGSQALLSAPSQVASMGARYPAVPQPEIAILGARSVSTQIVRTRMKSVKNIQKITKAMKMVAASKLRAVQTRTENSRGLWQPFTALLGDAPSVDVKKNVIVAITSDKGLCGGINSTSVKVSKALLKMTSGPEKETKYVILGEKGKVQLIRDSRKHIEMTVSELQKNPINYTQVAVLADDILKNVEYDAIRVVFNKFQSVISFQPTMATILSPEVMEKESESGGKVGDLDSYEIEGGETKSEILQNLTEFQFSCVMYNAVLENGCSELGARMSAMDSSSRNAGEMLDRLTLTYNRTRQASITTELTEIISGASALEG, translated from the exons atggcgatggcggcggcggcggtactTCGACGCAGGGGGAGTCAGGCCCTCCTCTCGGCTCCTTCCCAGGTTGCCTCCATGGGTGCGCGCTACCCGGCCGTCCCCCAGCC GGAGATTGCTATTCTTGGTGCACGGTCCGTCTCCACACAAATTG TAAGGACCCGCATGAAGAGTGTCAAGAACATCCAAAAGATTACAAAAGCAATGAAGATGGTTGCAGCATCAAAGCTTCGAGCTGTTCAAACAAGAACAGAGAATTCACGTGGTTTATGGCAGCCATTCACAGCTCTTCTCGGGGATGCACCTA GTGTTGATGTCAAGAAGAATGTTATTGTTGCCATTACATCTGACAAGGGTCTCTGTGGTGGTATCAACTCTACATCAGTTAAAGTCAGCAAAGCACTTCTGAAGATGACTTCTG GTCCAGAGAAAGAAACCAAGTATGTCATATTAGGAGAAAAGGGGAAAGTTCAACTCATTCGTGACTCCAGGAAGCATATTGAAATGACAGTATCTGAGTTACAGAAGAACCCTATTAACTATACACAG GTCGCAGTATTGGCAGATGATATCTTGAAAAATGTGGAATATGATGCTATAAGAGTTGTTTTTAACAAGTTTCAGTCGGTCATATCATTTCAGCCCACAATGGCCACAATTCTGTCCCCAGAG GTAATGGAGAAAGAATCAGAATCTGGTGGGAAGGTTGGTGACCTGGACTCATATGAAATTGAAGGAGGTGAAACAAAATCAGAAATTCTGCAGAATCTTACCGAATTTCAGTTTTCCTGC GTTATGTATAATGCTGTTCTAGAGAATGGATGTAGTGAGCTTGGTGCCCGGATGTCTGCTATGGACAGCTCGAGCAGAAATGCTGGTGAAATGCTTGATCGTCTTACACTGACATACAACAG GACACGTCAAGCATCTATCACTACAGAGCTCACTGAGATCATATCGGGTGCCTCTGCCCTTGAGGGATGA